Proteins encoded in a region of the Streptomyces sp. NBC_00258 genome:
- a CDS encoding aminoglycoside phosphotransferase family protein, with the protein MASEISRRELEVAGDGVPSVEGPLTGYHHETYAFMLSDEAGASFGGRWKIREPREALLWFDRRYFASEIHLLYDLQRSIDLVPEVAPVGGFDLQRFVEGVTLGERHPSGEAVPEAVFEQILELFRQLIAVTSNILVAKRKYEPMDRAEEGDSAGFLGRLIRFTQERVYGENLPEYEDLFADLGLGLNSFEYLRKHVDGLTSRPFCLLHADLHRENFILDSAGKVWAIDWELAMLGDPLYDLATHLHLMRYPVQQEQVIIQRWCAIAEEVRKGSSKGWIEDLPRLRDYKKAQSLFTDVIRETQSLVVAGGFGPRRLHEASLRVRDVRRAAAEPLGLTSRPSLLEIEAALLRWDGDRKRREAGT; encoded by the coding sequence GTGGCTTCAGAGATCAGTCGGCGCGAATTAGAGGTCGCCGGTGACGGGGTTCCGTCTGTCGAAGGGCCCTTGACGGGTTATCACCATGAGACGTATGCGTTCATGCTGTCGGACGAGGCTGGAGCCTCCTTCGGTGGGCGCTGGAAGATCCGCGAACCCCGCGAGGCGCTCCTGTGGTTCGACCGGCGTTACTTCGCGTCGGAGATTCACCTGCTCTACGACCTACAGCGAAGTATCGACCTCGTCCCCGAGGTCGCTCCGGTAGGGGGCTTCGACCTGCAGCGATTCGTCGAGGGCGTCACCCTGGGGGAGCGGCATCCGTCCGGCGAAGCTGTGCCCGAGGCGGTGTTCGAACAGATCCTGGAACTGTTCCGCCAGTTGATCGCTGTCACTTCGAACATCTTGGTCGCGAAGCGAAAATACGAACCAATGGATCGGGCCGAGGAGGGGGATAGTGCGGGATTCCTTGGAAGGCTCATCCGGTTCACTCAAGAGCGTGTGTATGGGGAGAACCTGCCGGAATATGAAGATTTGTTCGCCGATCTCGGCCTCGGCCTCAATTCCTTTGAGTACCTCAGAAAGCACGTTGACGGACTGACAAGTCGACCGTTCTGCCTCCTGCACGCGGATCTGCACCGAGAGAACTTCATCCTCGACTCTGCGGGCAAAGTCTGGGCCATCGACTGGGAACTGGCGATGCTCGGCGATCCCCTCTACGACCTCGCAACCCATCTCCACCTGATGCGGTATCCGGTTCAGCAGGAGCAGGTGATCATCCAGCGATGGTGTGCGATCGCCGAAGAGGTCAGAAAGGGCAGTTCCAAAGGCTGGATCGAGGATCTGCCGAGGCTGCGCGACTACAAGAAGGCGCAGTCCCTGTTCACGGACGTCATCCGTGAGACACAGTCCCTCGTTGTCGCAGGAGGGTTCGGCCCTCGGCGGCTCCACGAGGCGAGCTTGAGGGTTCGGGACGTACGCAGGGCGGCGGCCGAGCCGCTGGGGCTGACTTCCAGGCCGAGCCTGTTGGAGATCGAGGCGGCGCTCCTGCGATGGGACGGAGACAGAAAGCGCAGAGAGGCCGGAACCTGA
- a CDS encoding TetR/AcrR family transcriptional regulator — MGLRERKKLRMYQDVSDVAITLFLQKGFERVSVAEVAAAAQISKPTLFRYFSSKEDLVLHRFADHEDEAARVVTARAPGESAVDALRRQFLAGIERSDPITGVNGDPHILAFHRLLYGTPSLVARLYEYLERSEDALTEALGGGLDARLAAGQIIAVQRILAQENWRRIADGEPVADVRRDAVVAAESAFARLEAGLPRCV, encoded by the coding sequence ATGGGGTTGCGTGAGCGTAAGAAGCTGCGCATGTACCAGGACGTCTCGGACGTCGCCATCACGCTCTTCCTGCAGAAGGGGTTCGAGCGGGTCTCCGTCGCGGAGGTGGCCGCCGCCGCCCAGATATCGAAGCCGACCCTCTTTCGGTACTTCTCGTCGAAGGAGGACCTGGTTCTGCACCGGTTCGCCGATCACGAGGACGAGGCCGCGCGGGTGGTCACCGCGCGGGCGCCCGGGGAGTCCGCCGTCGACGCGCTGCGGCGGCAGTTCCTGGCCGGGATCGAGCGGAGCGACCCCATCACCGGGGTCAACGGGGACCCGCACATCCTCGCCTTCCACCGGCTGCTCTACGGGACTCCTTCGCTGGTCGCGCGGCTGTACGAGTATCTGGAGCGGTCCGAGGACGCCCTCACCGAGGCGCTCGGTGGCGGCCTCGATGCCAGGCTCGCCGCCGGGCAGATCATCGCCGTGCAGCGGATCCTCGCGCAGGAGAACTGGCGGCGGATCGCGGACGGCGAGCCGGTCGCGGACGTGCGGCGGGATGCCGTCGTCGCGGCGGAGAGCGCGTTCGCGCGGCTTGAGGCAGGGCTGCCGCGATGTGTTTGA
- a CDS encoding HelD family protein, which produces MTSPDPLLVTSLTQERAYHDTCRAALAAMVDGAQEHVFTGEDVSASGADAEVLGYRLRSRAKEMRELPEGPLFFGRLDFEGERGGAGDHAGQSYHVGRRRITEHPSAPPLVVDWRAPVSRAFYQASARDPQGVRVRRRFGWAPGSRGDSADLTGLEDEHLEGEYLGGEYLEDERLPNGHRTASPGGSRILAGEIERPRVGPMRDIAATIQPDQDELVRADLTVSVCVQGAPGTGKTAVGLHRAAYLLYTFPQRVQRGGLLILGPNRTFLSYISEVLPALGETGVRQSTVGEEIARHPVTGEDGEAAAAVKHDARMAEVLRRALYARVGSEGAEGGEGAEGANGLAVPDGSYRWRVPGEALARIVAGVRAEQLPYAVGRERVRTRIVRYVRERAERRAGPQSNAWVQKISRARPVGAYVDAVWPKARPEEVVAELLADTAVLAAAADGVLDSDEQKALLWARPPRSWKSARWSAADLVLLDEVAGLVEHPESYGHLVIDEAQDLSPMECRAIGRRAVYGSLTVLGDLAQGTTPWAAREWGELLGHLGRPEAVVVPLTTGFRVPQAVVELANRVLARLDVGVPAGQSLRRDGELRMLPTDDVLGETVEAVRRALSYEGSVGVITADPDVVRVREALGRAGIEAAGVDQLGARVMVLGAGLAKGLEYDHVVAVEPAAIAEGETRGLHRLYVVLTRAVSRLDVVHARPLPFE; this is translated from the coding sequence ATGACGTCACCCGACCCCCTTCTCGTCACCTCCCTCACCCAGGAACGCGCCTACCACGACACCTGCCGCGCCGCCCTCGCCGCGATGGTCGACGGTGCTCAGGAACACGTCTTCACCGGAGAGGACGTATCCGCCTCCGGTGCCGACGCCGAAGTGCTCGGGTATCGGCTCCGCAGCCGGGCCAAGGAGATGCGGGAACTGCCCGAAGGGCCTTTGTTCTTCGGGCGGTTGGACTTCGAGGGTGAGCGTGGTGGCGCCGGTGATCACGCCGGGCAGAGCTACCACGTCGGCCGGCGGAGGATCACCGAGCACCCCTCCGCGCCGCCCCTCGTCGTGGACTGGCGGGCTCCCGTGTCGCGCGCCTTCTACCAGGCGAGCGCCCGCGATCCACAGGGTGTGCGGGTGCGGCGACGGTTCGGCTGGGCACCGGGGAGCCGCGGCGACTCCGCCGACCTCACCGGTCTGGAGGACGAGCACCTGGAGGGGGAGTATCTGGGAGGGGAGTACCTGGAGGACGAGCGCCTCCCGAACGGGCACCGCACAGCGTCACCCGGCGGCAGCCGCATCCTCGCCGGCGAGATCGAACGCCCCCGCGTCGGCCCGATGCGCGACATCGCCGCGACCATCCAGCCCGACCAGGACGAACTCGTACGGGCGGACCTCACCGTCTCCGTCTGTGTGCAGGGTGCGCCGGGCACCGGGAAGACGGCCGTCGGGCTGCACCGGGCCGCGTATCTGCTCTACACGTTCCCGCAGCGCGTCCAGCGCGGCGGGCTGCTGATCCTGGGGCCGAACCGCACCTTCCTTTCCTACATCTCGGAGGTGCTGCCCGCCCTCGGCGAGACCGGCGTACGGCAGTCCACGGTCGGGGAGGAGATCGCGCGGCACCCGGTCACGGGCGAGGACGGCGAGGCCGCCGCGGCCGTCAAGCACGACGCCCGTATGGCGGAGGTGCTGCGGCGGGCCCTCTACGCCAGGGTCGGCTCGGAAGGAGCTGAGGGTGGTGAGGGGGCTGAGGGGGCCAACGGCCTTGCGGTGCCCGACGGTTCGTACCGGTGGCGGGTGCCCGGTGAGGCACTCGCGCGGATCGTGGCGGGCGTACGGGCCGAGCAACTGCCGTACGCCGTCGGGCGCGAGCGGGTCCGGACGCGGATCGTGCGGTACGTGCGGGAGCGGGCCGAACGGCGTGCCGGGCCCCAGTCCAACGCCTGGGTGCAGAAGATCTCGCGGGCGCGGCCCGTCGGCGCGTACGTCGACGCCGTGTGGCCCAAGGCGCGGCCGGAGGAGGTCGTCGCCGAACTCCTGGCCGATACGGCCGTGTTGGCCGCAGCGGCGGACGGAGTGCTGGACTCGGACGAACAGAAGGCGCTGCTGTGGGCGCGCCCGCCCCGGTCGTGGAAGTCCGCACGGTGGTCGGCGGCCGATCTCGTCCTCCTCGACGAGGTCGCCGGGCTCGTCGAACACCCGGAAAGCTATGGGCACTTGGTGATCGACGAGGCGCAGGACCTGTCCCCGATGGAGTGCCGGGCGATCGGCCGGCGGGCGGTCTACGGGTCGCTCACCGTCCTCGGCGACCTCGCGCAGGGGACCACACCGTGGGCCGCGCGGGAATGGGGCGAACTCCTCGGCCACCTGGGCAGACCGGAGGCGGTGGTCGTGCCGCTGACCACCGGCTTCCGTGTCCCGCAGGCAGTGGTCGAGCTGGCCAACCGGGTACTCGCGAGGCTGGACGTCGGAGTCCCCGCCGGCCAATCCCTGCGCAGGGACGGCGAGTTGAGGATGCTCCCCACGGACGACGTACTCGGCGAGACCGTCGAGGCCGTGCGCCGCGCCCTCTCGTACGAGGGGTCCGTGGGCGTCATCACGGCCGACCCGGACGTCGTACGGGTGCGGGAGGCGCTCGGCCGCGCCGGTATCGAGGCGGCCGGGGTCGACCAACTCGGCGCGCGTGTCATGGTGTTGGGGGCCGGGCTCGCGAAGGGCCTGGAGTACGACCATGTCGTCGCCGTGGAGCCGGCGGCGATCGCGGAGGGGGAGACCCGGGGACTGCATCGGCTGTACGTCGTGCTCACGCGGGCCGTGTCACGGCTGGACGTGGTGCATGCGCGGCCGTTGCCGTTCGAGTGA
- a CDS encoding zinc-binding dehydrogenase: MRAAQVTRFGDPSVLITTDLPDPVPAPGEVLIDVAYADTIFVETQIRSGWGVEYFPVTPPYVPGGGVAGVVSALGPDVPAEWLGRRVTSFVTGAYAERAVAATSALTVVPDSLDLLDAAALVHDGVTSTGLLELTAVTETDRVLILGASGGMGTLLVQLAHARGARVVGVARGEAKLALVRDLGADAVVDATSPDWPAQARHALGGPDGAADVVLDGVGGQLGAMAFPLTATGGRFSAHGASTGDFTPLNPTDAKHRDITLFGIGDVQFSPSDLTRLTTYALGEAAAGRLRAVVGEVFSLEEAGEAHRAVEGRELLGKVVLKC, translated from the coding sequence GTGCGAGCAGCCCAGGTGACACGCTTCGGCGACCCGTCGGTCCTGATCACGACCGACCTCCCGGACCCGGTCCCCGCCCCCGGCGAAGTACTGATCGACGTCGCGTACGCGGACACGATCTTCGTGGAGACGCAGATACGGTCCGGCTGGGGCGTCGAGTACTTCCCGGTAACACCTCCGTACGTCCCCGGGGGCGGCGTCGCAGGAGTCGTGAGCGCCCTGGGCCCGGACGTCCCCGCGGAGTGGCTGGGCCGCCGGGTCACTTCGTTCGTGACGGGCGCGTACGCGGAGCGAGCCGTGGCGGCGACCTCGGCCTTGACGGTCGTCCCGGACTCCTTGGATCTCCTCGACGCGGCGGCCCTGGTCCACGACGGAGTGACATCGACGGGCCTTCTGGAACTCACCGCGGTGACGGAGACGGACCGGGTCCTGATCCTGGGTGCCTCGGGCGGCATGGGCACGCTCCTGGTCCAGCTGGCCCATGCGCGGGGTGCCCGGGTGGTGGGCGTGGCCCGAGGCGAGGCGAAGCTCGCCCTGGTACGGGACCTGGGCGCGGACGCGGTCGTCGACGCCACGTCCCCCGACTGGCCGGCCCAGGCCCGCCACGCCCTCGGCGGCCCCGACGGCGCGGCGGACGTGGTCCTGGACGGCGTCGGCGGCCAACTCGGCGCGATGGCCTTCCCCTTGACGGCAACCGGCGGCCGCTTCTCGGCCCACGGCGCCTCGACCGGCGACTTCACCCCCCTGAACCCGACGGACGCCAAGCACCGCGACATCACCCTCTTCGGCATCGGCGACGTCCAGTTCAGCCCGTCCGACCTCACCCGCCTGACCACCTACGCCCTCGGGGAGGCTGCGGCGGGTCGGTTGCGGGCGGTTGTCGGGGAGGTGTTCTCGCTGGAGGAGGCGGGGGAGGCACATCGGGCTGTCGAGGGGCGGGAGTTGCTGGGGAAGGTGGTGCTGAAGTGCTGA
- a CDS encoding HAD family hydrolase — MTESLQGLIAETRYVFFDFDGPICRLFAGHSAEDIARAQVKWLKDRGLLGLLTDRERNHPDPHGVLSAVARRHPKSDLVAELEEWLTQKELEAVPTAWPTEFADPLIRTWVAVGARMAIVTNNSARTVTSYLESRGLLECFAPYIYGRSKNLELLKPHPHTLNRALNVLGAAPDATLMIGDAPSDCEAARSAGVSFLGYARDPAVAEELLKAGAAPGHIVDSLEPVLQIVRGRA, encoded by the coding sequence ATGACCGAAAGCCTCCAGGGGCTGATCGCGGAGACACGTTACGTCTTCTTCGACTTCGACGGACCGATCTGTCGCCTGTTCGCGGGTCACTCGGCCGAGGACATCGCGAGAGCCCAGGTGAAGTGGCTGAAGGACCGTGGGCTGCTCGGGCTGCTGACCGACAGGGAGCGGAACCACCCGGACCCGCACGGTGTGCTGAGCGCGGTCGCCCGCCGTCACCCCAAGAGCGATCTCGTTGCCGAGCTCGAAGAGTGGCTCACCCAGAAGGAGTTGGAGGCGGTGCCCACCGCCTGGCCCACCGAGTTCGCGGATCCGTTGATCCGGACCTGGGTGGCTGTCGGTGCGCGGATGGCCATAGTGACCAACAACTCGGCCCGCACGGTGACGTCCTATCTGGAGAGCCGGGGCCTGCTGGAGTGCTTCGCCCCCTACATCTACGGCCGTAGCAAGAATCTCGAACTGCTCAAGCCGCACCCACACACGCTGAACCGGGCTCTGAACGTACTCGGAGCGGCACCGGACGCCACGCTGATGATCGGTGACGCGCCGTCGGACTGCGAGGCCGCCCGCAGCGCGGGTGTGTCCTTTCTCGGCTACGCGCGTGACCCTGCCGTGGCAGAGGAGTTGTTGAAGGCCGGCGCGGCTCCGGGACACATCGTGGACTCGCTGGAACCCGTGCTGCAGATCGTGCGGGGCCGCGCCTGA
- a CDS encoding winged helix-turn-helix domain-containing protein translates to MVVTQENVAVNGSRKLSPQEIADILRDRIRAGDLRSGDRLPTQAELAEEFGVERGTIRQALRALQDEGRLSNVSKGSPPRVAEAAPTRDEPQPTMVGLAPRLTGAFAVPHVRVDAVCHTAETLMLALGESVRLIHEGKLRPESIDVRILLPSRDINLAFPVSVDAQGAEDPVHQRWLEMRNAQVHVLRHNLRALRSSHGIDVNVTFRALPFTPPVKLYLLNGEEVLMGYYMLTQREEEHDGRTLVMYDALGSESLLFFFETRSGQRDAAFVDQSQKWFNALWETITTDLSLS, encoded by the coding sequence TTGGTCGTGACCCAGGAGAACGTGGCAGTGAACGGCAGCAGAAAGCTCTCGCCGCAGGAGATCGCCGACATCCTGCGGGACCGTATCCGCGCGGGTGACCTGCGCTCCGGCGACCGCCTGCCGACCCAGGCCGAGCTGGCCGAGGAGTTCGGCGTGGAGCGCGGCACGATCCGCCAGGCCCTGCGGGCACTCCAGGACGAGGGCCGGCTCAGCAACGTCAGCAAGGGCAGCCCGCCGAGGGTGGCCGAGGCGGCGCCTACGCGGGACGAGCCCCAGCCGACGATGGTGGGCTTGGCGCCTCGGCTCACGGGCGCGTTCGCCGTGCCGCATGTCCGGGTGGACGCCGTGTGCCACACCGCCGAGACTCTGATGCTGGCTCTGGGTGAATCGGTTCGCCTGATCCATGAGGGCAAGCTCCGCCCGGAGTCGATCGACGTCCGCATCCTGCTGCCCTCCCGTGATATCAACCTCGCCTTCCCCGTCTCTGTCGACGCGCAGGGTGCCGAGGATCCGGTCCACCAGCGCTGGCTGGAGATGCGTAACGCCCAGGTTCACGTCCTGCGCCACAACCTCAGGGCGCTGCGTTCGTCCCACGGCATCGACGTCAACGTGACCTTCCGGGCGCTGCCGTTCACCCCGCCGGTGAAGCTGTACCTGCTCAACGGGGAAGAAGTGCTGATGGGGTACTACATGCTCACGCAGCGGGAGGAGGAGCACGATGGCCGGACTCTGGTCATGTACGACGCGCTTGGGTCCGAGTCCCTCCTCTTCTTCTTCGAGACGCGGTCCGGTCAGCGCGACGCCGCATTCGTGGACCAGTCCCAGAAGTGGTTCAACGCCCTCTGGGAAACCATCACCACGGACCTGAGCCTCTCCTGA
- a CDS encoding ArsR/SmtB family transcription factor: protein MGLWQIGTDTLARSRFVLSPFAETFASLRLLHAGTGAHPGEEAWLREHLPGYRARLAADPVAALVVRVAFGTSWIADFFCPTSCAGESFEETVARVRATAAEEARANLRVCLRGSPLPAALERDDLPERATTLLTYVWEETVRPYWERRRRVLEADMVARTARVSQGGWAAVLDSLKPGTRWLGESRFQVNPNAYPPREIAAGAELLFMPVTPKTSWVSWEGRERYAVVYPCLGVLAEDHHRRPVPAGLGALVGTARAGVLALLGTPMSTTQLVAVTGQGLGSVGRHLRVLLDAGLVERRRAGQSVLYVRTPAGEVLMEASGVSGAGAGDRLPEPEPGPGPGPGPGIH, encoded by the coding sequence ATGGGCTTGTGGCAGATCGGCACCGACACCCTCGCCCGAAGCCGCTTCGTGCTCTCGCCGTTCGCCGAGACCTTCGCGAGCCTGAGACTGCTGCACGCGGGGACCGGCGCCCATCCGGGCGAGGAGGCCTGGCTGCGCGAGCACCTGCCCGGCTACCGCGCCCGTCTCGCGGCCGACCCGGTGGCCGCGCTGGTCGTGCGGGTGGCGTTCGGCACGTCCTGGATCGCCGACTTCTTCTGCCCCACCTCGTGCGCCGGGGAAAGCTTCGAGGAGACCGTGGCCCGGGTGCGCGCGACCGCCGCCGAGGAGGCGCGGGCCAACCTCCGGGTGTGCCTCCGAGGCAGCCCGCTCCCCGCCGCCCTGGAGCGGGACGACCTGCCCGAGCGGGCGACCACGCTTCTGACGTACGTCTGGGAGGAGACCGTACGGCCGTACTGGGAACGTCGGCGGCGCGTGCTGGAGGCCGACATGGTCGCGCGGACCGCACGCGTGAGCCAGGGAGGCTGGGCGGCCGTGCTGGACTCGCTGAAGCCGGGGACCCGGTGGCTCGGGGAGAGCCGGTTCCAGGTCAACCCGAACGCGTATCCGCCGCGGGAGATCGCCGCCGGGGCGGAGCTGCTGTTCATGCCGGTCACACCGAAGACCAGTTGGGTGTCGTGGGAGGGGCGGGAGCGGTACGCCGTCGTCTACCCGTGCCTCGGGGTGCTCGCCGAGGACCACCACCGGCGCCCCGTCCCGGCCGGCCTCGGGGCACTCGTCGGCACCGCACGGGCCGGAGTGCTGGCGCTGCTCGGCACCCCCATGAGCACGACCCAGCTCGTCGCCGTGACCGGGCAGGGGCTGGGTTCGGTGGGCCGGCATCTGCGGGTGCTGCTGGACGCGGGTCTGGTGGAGCGGCGGCGGGCCGGTCAGTCGGTGCTGTACGTGCGGACGCCGGCCGGGGAGGTCCTGATGGAGGCGTCGGGGGTGTCGGGAGCCGGTGCGGGCGACCGGCTGCCGGAACCGGAACCGGGTCCGGGTCCGGGTCCGGGTCCGGGGATCCACTAG
- a CDS encoding phosphotransferase family protein, translating into MPSPPHHRARQALVRRLAEVRRRSPDGATVTGHHNSNHIVSLGQPLAFLLGMGSGRVLAKFRTPFTTVEVVPRIWRRESEVLRAVSKQLSEVPRCLVDFEEWSLHAYLPGRVLSEVVQEGPIGSWRLAALADFFARVASVPEYDLPQRPADWPQNGDSSGFLRWLGRFAEQRVYQCNRPRFGELFDAVGVPRDAVDRFLRSVPELSPRPFALLHTDVHRANVVVIPDGDGERLSVIDWELALYGDPLHDLATHLVRMGYDKTEQELMIRMWADAMRSAGHGDMTVDMDRDLEWYLGFEYVQSVFPDVMRAALALPDDPGEQDLRLAAGQVCRAIHRAREPLALVDGPLGEEAGVEALRQWHRADRAEWVGSTEELERMEGLERHGC; encoded by the coding sequence ATGCCGTCCCCTCCGCATCACAGAGCGCGCCAGGCACTGGTACGCCGTCTCGCGGAGGTGCGGCGCCGCAGCCCGGACGGGGCGACCGTTACCGGCCATCACAACAGCAACCACATCGTGTCTCTGGGACAGCCGCTGGCCTTTCTGCTGGGGATGGGGTCCGGACGGGTTCTCGCCAAGTTCCGTACACCCTTCACCACGGTGGAAGTGGTGCCGCGAATCTGGCGGCGCGAGTCGGAGGTGCTGCGGGCGGTGAGCAAACAGCTGAGTGAAGTGCCTCGCTGTCTGGTGGACTTCGAGGAATGGTCACTGCACGCCTATCTGCCGGGACGCGTGTTGTCCGAGGTGGTCCAGGAGGGGCCGATCGGTAGCTGGCGCCTGGCTGCACTCGCCGACTTCTTCGCACGTGTGGCCTCGGTGCCGGAATATGATCTGCCGCAGCGCCCGGCCGACTGGCCGCAGAACGGCGACAGTTCAGGGTTTCTGCGTTGGTTGGGCCGGTTTGCCGAGCAGCGGGTGTATCAGTGCAACCGGCCCCGCTTCGGGGAACTCTTCGACGCGGTCGGCGTCCCACGCGACGCCGTGGACCGATTCCTGCGTTCCGTGCCCGAACTCAGCCCGCGCCCGTTTGCCCTGCTGCACACCGACGTCCACCGGGCCAATGTGGTGGTGATACCGGACGGGGACGGCGAGCGGCTGTCGGTCATCGACTGGGAACTCGCGTTGTACGGGGATCCGTTGCACGACCTGGCGACCCATCTCGTCCGTATGGGGTATGACAAGACGGAGCAGGAACTGATGATCCGGATGTGGGCCGACGCGATGCGAAGCGCGGGCCACGGGGACATGACCGTCGACATGGACCGTGACCTGGAGTGGTATCTCGGATTCGAGTACGTACAGTCGGTGTTCCCCGACGTGATGCGGGCGGCTCTCGCCCTGCCCGACGACCCTGGGGAGCAGGACTTGCGCCTTGCCGCCGGACAGGTGTGCCGGGCGATACACCGGGCCAGGGAGCCGCTGGCCCTGGTGGACGGGCCCCTGGGCGAAGAGGCGGGTGTCGAGGCGCTGCGGCAGTGGCACCGCGCAGACAGGGCAGAGTGGGTGGGGAGCACCGAAGAGTTGGAACGGATGGAGGGCCTGGAGCGGCATGGCTGTTGA
- a CDS encoding winged helix-turn-helix domain-containing protein, whose product MANLEGADSGGREFRRVDNALREQLANGTYRLGDMLPAQRDLASEYGVSRDTVQRVLRQLAAEGWIQSKQGSGSRVLRVPRVGPAGQRAGLGAERQGRALLLPLIHTAFEQPTVSLDVFTLTSETLVGHLRQQTERVLVTKEISPERLHVRMLVPWEDEPLAYPRAKDPGDARVWQRWRTMTRKHLKDMQVYFKALNEGGVDARLEVRRVPLTPHCKLYVLNDTDMLYGTYDVVERTVTLDDGTDIESLDVLGLGSTLSHHRREADEESHDSTFFASHQGWFESCWNLLGVVAEGN is encoded by the coding sequence GTGGCTAACTTGGAAGGCGCCGACAGTGGAGGCAGGGAGTTCCGACGTGTGGACAACGCCCTGCGGGAGCAGTTGGCGAACGGAACGTACAGGCTGGGCGACATGCTGCCCGCGCAGCGGGACCTGGCCTCCGAGTACGGGGTCTCCCGCGACACGGTCCAGAGGGTCCTGCGCCAACTGGCCGCGGAGGGCTGGATCCAGTCGAAACAGGGCAGTGGCAGCCGGGTGCTGCGGGTGCCACGTGTCGGCCCGGCCGGACAGCGTGCGGGGCTGGGTGCCGAGCGGCAGGGGAGGGCGCTGCTCCTCCCGCTGATCCACACGGCCTTCGAGCAGCCCACGGTGTCCCTGGACGTCTTCACGCTCACGTCCGAGACGCTGGTGGGTCACCTCAGGCAGCAGACGGAGCGCGTTCTGGTCACCAAGGAGATCTCTCCGGAACGGCTGCACGTCCGCATGCTGGTGCCCTGGGAGGACGAGCCGCTGGCCTATCCGCGCGCCAAGGACCCGGGCGACGCACGGGTCTGGCAGCGCTGGCGGACGATGACCCGCAAGCACCTCAAGGACATGCAGGTGTACTTCAAGGCGTTGAACGAGGGAGGGGTCGACGCCCGGCTGGAGGTCCGCAGGGTGCCACTGACCCCGCACTGCAAGCTGTACGTGCTCAACGACACCGACATGCTGTACGGGACCTATGACGTGGTCGAGCGCACGGTCACTCTCGATGACGGCACCGATATCGAGTCCCTGGACGTACTCGGTCTGGGCTCGACCCTCTCGCACCACCGGCGGGAGGCGGACGAGGAGTCGCACGACTCCACGTTCTTCGCCAGCCACCAAGGCTGGTTCGAGTCGTGCTGGAACCTGCTGGGTGTGGTAGCGGAGGGCAACTGA
- a CDS encoding HAD family hydrolase, whose product MAVDLKDMREAEKLLSGARCVLFDFDGPICRLFPNGSSVDVADKLRRQIDAFGVGDVLTEHEREDKDPHVVLRAVHRECKDRDLQGLLEALEETLTEGELVAAGSAELTEDADVLIGLLAERDLRLGVVTNNSHLAAESFLKTNKLSECFGSIEGRTRDPGLMKPHPDVIERALRNLRLRPEGAVMIGDSPSDLEAANRAGVQFIGYGRNDLKVNALRDAGAAVVVRSYGPLVKEA is encoded by the coding sequence ATGGCTGTTGATCTCAAGGACATGAGGGAAGCAGAGAAGCTGCTGTCGGGCGCGCGCTGTGTCCTCTTCGACTTCGACGGACCGATTTGCCGGCTCTTCCCGAACGGCTCCTCCGTGGATGTCGCCGATAAACTCCGGCGGCAGATCGACGCCTTCGGGGTCGGCGACGTACTGACGGAGCACGAGCGCGAGGACAAGGATCCGCATGTAGTGCTGCGGGCGGTGCACCGTGAGTGCAAGGACAGGGACCTGCAGGGACTGCTGGAGGCCCTGGAGGAAACGCTGACGGAGGGGGAGCTGGTAGCTGCGGGGTCCGCGGAACTCACAGAGGACGCCGATGTTCTCATCGGCTTGCTCGCCGAACGGGACCTGCGCCTCGGTGTGGTCACCAACAACTCGCACTTGGCAGCCGAGTCGTTCCTTAAGACCAATAAACTGAGCGAGTGCTTCGGCAGTATCGAAGGCCGCACCCGCGATCCCGGCCTGATGAAGCCGCACCCCGACGTCATCGAGCGGGCCCTGCGGAATCTGCGCCTTCGACCGGAGGGCGCGGTGATGATCGGAGACTCGCCGTCGGACCTGGAAGCCGCGAATCGGGCCGGAGTTCAGTTCATCGGATACGGGCGCAATGACCTCAAGGTGAATGCGTTGCGGGACGCCGGGGCCGCGGTGGTCGTTCGTTCCTATGGCCCGTTGGTCAAGGAGGCGTGA